TTTCTTATCGAGcatgttcaagtttgtttattgTTTGAGCTTTGTAAAAGCTAAGACATTGCCGTGTTATAATTTAGTTAGAACATTGATCCAATAAATGAAACTCCTATCCTTTTCTCTCGTTTTAacatattatagataatatgaaATCATAAAATTTCTAAGATATAAAAAATAAGAGAAACAAATAATACCATAAATATATACATTAAGATCATAATCGAGCTTTAGGTAAGTTAATTAGCAAATTTGTTCATGAACTAAAGTCAGTAGTGTTTATGattgtttattttatatatttttaaacattGACCAAACATAACCAAACTCTTATAAAGTCAATTACTAAGCTTGTTCACAAACATTCTATTCATCTACAATCCTAATTATAAGTCACCAAAACAGatgcatatatatttttttaaaaaaaatatgaaaaataaagacatttgtcTTACTTTTTCTATTCTCTGTGCCATTCTTCATTTAACAAAAACAATTGAAaataaaatagcaaagaaacacaaacattgaaaataaaaaaaaacataagcttGATACTCAGTTATACTTGAGTATTTAGTCATGATGAAACAAAACTCAATTATCAAAGGTGATCTCCATGAAACTAAAATAGCATGATGGAGAAAGTAGAATATCAAATTACATTCACATATGATCCATAATCATAAAAAAACACAGAACATGACACAATtagagggagattttttctaataatttttttttctgagcAATGGAAACATCAAATATGTAGACCAACATTTCAGAGATTATTTCTATTGGTGGctaactcaaatataaacttTGTGCACAGGAAACATATAGATCGTTGGGTCCTTAACCTAAAAGCATAAAACAAAGTAAAGAAAAATTTCACCTGAAACCTGATTTTATCAAACAAGATAAAGAGGATCGATCACAAATAAAACATTTCTGCAATCAAGATTACACAACACAAATTCAAAATATGCAATCTTAAGCGAGAAGATGCTATCCGTGTTCTAACGATCAAATCTAAAAGAAAACGATGTGAGTGAAGaagacaaggaaaaaaaatatcagaataagTAGCGGAAAAAGGCAAGATTTGTTACGGATCTAACAAaatgttgaagaagaagaagaagaagagtagaaaTAGAATGAGACGGTGAGGATTTAACCATCGCCGTCCTTGTCGAACAAGCTGAACGCCTCCTTGAACTCGGCGATTTGACCGTCCGTTAGCTGCCCCGCCATGCCTGCTgcgcgatcgatcgatcgaactccGCGAGTGAGCGAAACGAAGCCggggaagagagagagagggggcgAGAGCGATTTATGTTCTGGAGCACGACTTAATGCCCATATAAAGTGTCCGCAAGGTAACCAACTCAGAGTAGTACCTTCAGGAGGACCAGTTCGGGACCCATGTAAAATTTGAATTCTGACGATCGTCACGGAAGGGTGGAACGACTGGGCGTGACTGGAAaaaatttcacatttttcttttgtTATAGTTCTCCTTTCAAAATGCCTTTTTcatacatttaatttttttttttcgtgtgtgttctagatttctttttctaaaaataaaatttaagatatATATACCTATATACGTGCCCATTTTTACCATACACATTCCTAGATGACCTTCACAAATACGAACACCACGATTCATTTTTGAGGATTTGAATGCTCGGACGCATCTAGATGtccagacatatatatatatatatatatatacacaccatGCACACTACTGGGTGCTCAGATACTCTCCCAGCACCCTCGATTCATTTTTTTGGATCGAGATGTCCGAGTAGGCATCTAGGTGCCCGGACACACAAGgggcacttttatatatatatatatatattttttttttttttttttggtacctTGGACGTAGGGGCGCAGTGGATTTAAAGTTATCTGGGATGCTAGCTAACTATAATTAATacaacaaattaattaatttaaaaataaaaataagtatataaatataaaaatatagaataaaattatttaatactcGATACATACTAttctattattaaaattattttttttattattcttaaaatcaaactcattaattattatattattaactCCTATTCAATATAGataattatataatatattaaaagctCTTCTTCCATCAAGAATTATTATAACAAATTTTATAGTTGAAAATACTTGTTCCATTATTATTATAGAAATGGAAACAGTTAAAATATTTAGAGATTTCTCTTGTAACGCTTGATAAAATAGATTTATTATCTTCATtatcttttatatcaaatgtaatatgaatatgaaatctAAAGACTTTATCGCAATCAAAAAACTACTAACTTCATCAAGTATTGAGTTATAAGACTTTTCATCCACTATATTTTCTAACACGGTAATCACAAAGTTACATATCAATCATGCAACAAATTAAGTCAAAATTTGAACTCCAACTAGTTTTCCCAAACCataataaatttctaatttaattcttTTCTACCAGTATCACATTCAACAATAGTTTGTCATATGAACAACTTCGATTCTTTAAACAATATAACTCTGACATTTAGAAATGCGTTAATAAAGTTataaatgaaatttaattttaaaagaataatcaaatgaaTACATTTTTTCAATAACTTTAGTTAATCCTAATTGAAGGAGAGGAATGAAAGAATGTAATAATATGTCATCTTTTAAGAAAAGAGTTTATAATTCATTACAAGTTCATCACATATATTTCTAGCATCATAATATTCTTATACTTGTATATTATGGATATGCAAGTCATAACAACCGAGAACATTTGGTATTTCTTTTTCAAGTATTACAACAGCTGTTAAATACttgttaaaataataaaaaaacaaataaactaATTCATTGAATATGAAATGAGGGTGTTAAATTAAAATCCGATTACGTTTAAACTAAATTCAATGGAGTGGAGATTAAAATTATATtggttcaaattaaaattaaacgatccatttaaaataaattagaatatttttttaaaaaatatattctcTTGTCTCTTCATCTTTTTCATGTATGTGCAACATCCCACTATCTTATGTCAACCCTCTTTCACATGCCAGCAACTCAATAGGACACgtctctctcttttttctttttgttttgatttttatgttttcttctctatttttcacCGCCAACAAAGGTGCATCCTCTTCTTCTCAGCCTCCCCTCACCTTCCTGACTCTTAGTAAAATCAAAAGTTTCGTGGGGCTGGAGCCCACCCTAGCCCAGGGTGGCTTCGCCCTTGCCTGGGCGACACATGTGAGCGACACACGTGGACGCCTCTTTGTATGGGAGGCCTAGGATAAATATCATATAGAAATTTGTTAACCCGAGCAACATGTATGAGCGCTTCTCACGCGGAGAGACGCCTTCTATCATTAGAGGTGCCCCTACACATAAGGTACTTATACGTGTCGCTCATGTTAACAATCTCTTATATTTGTgtatatttctttgatttattataattaaaaaaaattaagatgaaAATATATTGAATGTTATTTTAACCCTTTGCTCAACAAATCATTTAGCatgttaaaaattttttaaaaaaattaaaccagATGATTCAAGTGGTaagtcacaaaaaaaaaaaaaagaataaaattgattaagacttaaaataaaaaacatacaTTAAGCCAGATAAATGAAGAGAACCTTGAGCTAATGATAAAATCGCTGTCATAATCTAGAAATTGGGTAACAATCTACAGGTTAGATAAGGCCGCTTCATTATGGCCTACCTACTCTTTTACATTAAACCAAATAAATCAGGCAAACAAATGAAAAATTAAGTTGATAAACCAGCAAGAAATCGTATATATAAGACAATTACTTATtaattactcaaaatatacttGTAAaccaaatataatattaattattaattaaagtaACTATTTCATGGATAAAAATGAAAAGACATCTAAATCAAAAGAAACATGGGTGACTTTTTtcaaaagaaatacaaaataaattaaGGTGTGATAACTACCAAAATCTATCAGTTTCCTGTTACAATGTGggaaattatttttttcacacttaatccaatttaatCGTAAACTCCTCCTAAACCCATTATAGTAGCTGCGATTTTCCAAGGacaaaaaacatttttttaataattttacaaGGATGTCGACAAAATTACACAGGATTGAATTGATGTTACATGGCTTAGTTCCTCAGTGTTTTTCATCAGCAAAATGTTGCATTCTAAAAGTTCAAAGAATAAATTCTCATCAGGAGATCCTTTGATTGAGCAATAAATGAAGAGTCACTACTAAGAGGACATGGTATCGACTATGGTTAGTCGAAGCCAACTTCGTGTGGGAACGCGATGAAAGAACCGTTGAGCAGGGCACGACGAAAAGCATTCGTCACCTTCGGATGGGTTTGTAGAGCACCACAGTGACGTACTTGGACCGGAACCGATGCGTCACGCCAAGCCCCACTATTGACTGTGAAGATGGTCCTTTCTCTATGCAAAGGTGATTCAACCCGACATGCTCAGGCGTTACCGGGGCTTCTTTGTTGTCTGCATTCTGCATCTCCAGAACTGTTAAATGCAGGTGGGGCGGTTCGACTGGCGGTTCCTTTCCGAAATCTTCGTCTGCAGGTGACGACCAGGCGTAACTAGAGTCGGGTGAAGCTGGAGAATCGAATTCAGAAATGCTCTCCACATTTTCAGGAACATGATCCTGTGGGAAAGGAAATATGTCAGTAAAAGTGTTCTCTCATACTCCACCTAATTTGATTATGCATCGTCAGTTATAGAATGGAATCTAGAATGGCGAAGAAGGAACTTAAACCTACAAGAAACAATTTTATTCGCACTGCAAAAGAGGACTTACTTGGACATCAAGGAGATTAACGGCATTTCCCATCTCATCGGTCACGAAAGACAGATCAGGCATATGTCTCGGCTGTCCATCGACTATGAACTTGTAGTGGTAGACACCAGAAGGGAGAACCAACAAAATGGCATGGTCCTTGCCGGATCTCTGTAAagattttctgaaaaaaaaataataataagacaaactagagattttttttttcagctgCCAACTTAGAGGGAGCAAATATACCTTGAAGTCCAGTTATCCCATGATCCTTCCACTAGGACAGTATTTCCACCTCGGTTCCATGTTATCAGTATTGGAACTCCCTTTTCGAGGGGACCGTCAAATTGTTGATCAGGTCCATTCGGCCATAGTTGATCAAATATAGGAGGGGGATCAGAAGCTCCTGACAAAGGTGGTTCAGGAACCTAAAACCAAAAGTTGTCAGTGCCATCTTTTCGCAGTTAAAAAAGCTGACTTAGTGTGTGTGTGTTTTGCGTGTGCGACTGATTTCCAACTCCTATAATTGAAGGCCACTATTCAGGAATCAGCAACCAAACCCACATAGAAAAGTAGAACGATTATACACCAAAGCTGAGAATTAGAGGATTGCAATATAGAAAAGTTGATCTTCGAATTGGTTTGTCCAACCATATGCTAATTATTTTTAGTTTACAAAATAAACCCGGGACAAAAAAAATCCTTCACAATGAAACAgaataaagataaaaaaaaaatccttcctAATGAAGAAGAATACATAAATTTTGTATAGAAAAATATCATATAGCAATTAAGTGTGATGTGCTCGCAACACAAAAATACATGAAGAAATAAAAAGATCAAACCAGTAGTGGTGCAGTTTAAATTTGTTCACACCAACTTAATTTCTCACATTAAGTTATGTGTTGGAACCACACCTAATTGCTCCGGATACTAGTTGATACGGGCAAAGGCAATGAGAGATGAAAGGACCCTGCATGGCAACCACATGTATGTATGGCCGTCAGCAGGCTTAGTGTGAATGTAGATTGATAGGGGGAACCAACCGAAAGCAGACACTTAGCACAAGGAATTGGGCAATGTTTTCCTCAAATAGCGTATAAATAGGCAATGCTAGTGACATCTTTTCaaaggttatttttattttttcaaattttgcaGTCTACTGAGAGCTGTTTTTTGCTAGCCTTTACAAAGCAAGCCAGCTTTGTAGCTTTTAGAAAGTGAGAGAGACAAAAAGCTTTTGCACAGCACCAAAAAGCATTCACCTTGATAAACTGTGTTCGCTTGGCAAGTTAACTTTGCCCTCAAGAAGCCATTTGTACCTCTATCAAAGTGCTCCGCTGCAATCCCAACAACATCACAAATTACCTTGATTGAACTGCAGTTATTTGTGTTGAATTGTATAAGCCCTTGTTTGGCCTTGACAGAACTCAACTTGCACTCATTTAACTACAAGAACAATAACAAAGTCTTTATCTCACTCAATGAATCCTCATATGTTATATTGGGCTCGATGCCGGATTATATCATTatgaattttatcttattttatcatcGCTAACCATTTTTTTTGTCTCTCTCTTTCTCAATTAATGTGCACATTTATCATGATCTCGTATCGCTTAACTACCatatttattgatcgtctaagtacatgtccataccatATTAAATGCCTCTTTCATATTTTCCCTAAATAAGTACAACCCTGACATTCTCTGTAATATTCTCATTTCATATCATTATGAAgtttatcttattttatggttactaattaagtattttttttatctttctcttCCTCGATTAATGTGCGCATTTACAATGATCTCACATCGCCTAACTAAGATATTTATTGGTCGCCTAGATACATATCCATACCATATTGAACATATCTTtcagagttttccctcaataagtACAATCTTAACTTTCTATCTAATATTCCCATTTTTTATCATGTCTAATCCCATAATTCCACAAATCCATATTAATATCCTTATTTTTGTGTCTCTCATCTTTTGCTCCTTGCTTCATAGCCCAACATCCACTCATTTGATTACATTGTGGTCCAAGCCTAATCAAATATATTTGGAAAAACtccttttttataaaaattatcataAGGCTATGATTTTcggcttttattttttttctagcaaccaaaaggtcacgagtttaaatcttggaaacaacctcttgcaaaaaataaGATATggctgcatacaatggatcaTTCTCCGGGAcctcgcatggcgggagcttcgtgcaccaggctaccttttttttttaatttttttttctagcaACCCTACTCACCCATAGTAGTATTTTTCAATTTTGTTGTATTAATAGtaagggtgtaaatgaaccaagccgctcgcgagctattcgaagctcgattcgataaaagctcgtttgagctcgtttaatgaggctcgttaagataaacaaaccaagctcaagcttcgcaaTATTCTGCTCGTTAGTTCGTGAAtgcgttcgttaagctcattacgcaacttttaaataataatagttttgatattgaatttatagattttacactctacttatgaaaaatatagataaatatattaaatttatttattagaataaaattataaattttaataataatattataattttctctaaatatataatttagtttttaatgaatagttaaatttatgatttatatttattaaactcgtttaggctcgataaaagctcgaataagctcgtgagccatgaatatattcgttaaataaagctcgagctcggctcgattataaacgagccaagctcaaacattTAAGAGTTCGGcttggctcgattacacccctaattaATAGCCTAACATTGGTCCATATAGTATGACACGTTGTACAACTTATACCACAACCATACAAAATTTCTCCTTCGGCATAAGGGGCAAACAACAATCATTCAAGAGTCTAAAAGCTCCTCTCGAGTTCAACCATCTACTCTATATCTTAACAATGCTATCTTCAATATTATCTTCATCTTATTGAATAAAAACTCTTGCTTATAAGgatttcttgtacattcatcaTAACTATTCCCTCAATTCTTTTCTTACATCAAAGCTATATTTCATATATTCAATTTGAATTCTAATTGACTTGAAaccttttgttttaaaaaatttcctattcttcaaatgccagctagcttttattaaataattttgttggAACAATTAACAATTATCTACACTCTGGTTAGATATTTCATAATCAGATCCATAAGTATAACTATACTCTTTGCTGATTCATTAAGAGACGACCACATGTATGTCAAAAATATATAATCTACTTGTAAATTCCCAGTAAAGGAAATCCCAACAGAGACAGAATTGAAAACTTCTGCATTACTCAATTTTCAGCGATTAACTATCTTCTGTAACTACTAAATTTATTTCAAAGAAACGAAGGAAACCCCAAGTCCAAATTTTAGTAgtatttgttaggaccaaaagtagctagaggggggggtgaatagcttgtcgcgttcgcttggtgcgcttcgttgcttgtcgttgcttgtttcttcttggatgtgcagcggaaaatacagaaacaaacataaaacgctaacactaggattttacttggtatccacctcacaagaggtgactaatccaaggatccacaccaacgcacacaccctccactatgaataacactcctttatggtaactaccaaaggcggagaagccctacaacactctcaattcaagaagaagaaagggaaatacaagttaagcaaaagcttacaagatgtgcagtaaaaaccctaaccctaacttcttcctcttgcaatagatccgcctcttgacttggaaagcctccaagaaccttcaagaactggcgatcacgtgcttgtagagagtggaggagctggaatgaatctgagaagagctcgtgaagagatgccgaagaccacgctcgctggCTTTAACCCgcgccagcggtcggatcccgatcgattcgaatgttccgatcgatcgggaagctggatcgatccacggatcgatccagcgccttcgcgctcgaaagcgctggatcgatccacggatcgatccagcgcttatcgcagcatcgtcccgatcgatcggtcgatcgatggggacctcgatcgatccacggatcgatccgagctttcactggaagaatcggatcgatccaccgatcgatccacggctgatcgatccacggatcgattcagacttggttttgcccaaaaccaagtcccaaacctcctaaccaacatccggtcaacctcgactgttggtacatcatgcctcgcatccg
This window of the Zingiber officinale cultivar Zhangliang chromosome 3B, Zo_v1.1, whole genome shotgun sequence genome carries:
- the LOC122056600 gene encoding SNF1-related protein kinase regulatory subunit beta-1-like; the encoded protein is MGNASGRDGMEDADDGDDSVRSRSDAGSSSNHIRRIRSVESANILPPESPSRSRSPLMFAPQVPEPPLSGASDPPPIFDQLWPNGPDQQFDGPLEKGVPILITWNRGGNTVLVEGSWDNWTSRKSLQRSGKDHAILLVLPSGVYHYKFIVDGQPRHMPDLSFVTDEMGNAVNLLDVQDHVPENVESISEFDSPASPDSSYAWSSPADEDFGKEPPVEPPHLHLTVLEMQNADNKEAPVTPEHVGLNHLCIEKGPSSQSIVGLGVTHRFRSKYVTVVLYKPIRR